TGAGCGCATAGCTCAGATCGGGCGTGCCGCGAAAGGGATTCTTCGTCAGATGCACGATCAAACGCAGCGAGCGCACGTCGGTTCGCTCGGCCACGATCTCTCTGATAACGCCCTGCTTTGCCCGCGAAAGGCCGATGGCCACTCTTAGAATGCCCGAGAAAAGCCTCACGCGCGCTCGATCCTCTTCGGCAAGAACCTGAAACTCGGGATGATTCTTTGAGGGGAAGCTCTTACGATGATACCGGGCGAGGGCGGCCAGCATGGCGATCTCGCGCGTAGAGAAACCGAGCAGGATGTCGGTGTTCTGAATGATATACATCCCGTGCTTGTGATGTCCGGCGTGTCCGATGGCCATGCCGACGTTATGAAGCAGGGCTCCGTATTCGAGCAGGTCCTGGTCGACGAGATGCGCCAGATGCACCTCGTTTAACGCATGCAAAAGAAGAACGCAGATGCGTGCGGTGTCTTCGCCGGGGCCCCGACCGAGAAACTTACGGGCGAGAAACTGAACGGATTTGCGTCGTATCTCGTTCAGATTCTCGCGCTTCTTCTTGCGAAAGAGGATCTCGTAGAGCACGCCTTCGCGAAGGGCATAGGGCGAATAGACCATCTTATCGATGTGCAGAATGCGAAAGGACTCCTGTAAAACAAGTACGCCGCCGGTGATGATGTCGGCCCGCTTCTCGTCGAGTCCGGTCTTTTTGATGCGCTCCTCCGGCGTCTTCGCTGCGAGCAGCATCTCGACGATGCGATCGAGATCACGCGAGGTGAACGTATCGGCGGTGCGGTTCGGCTCGGGCAGATGTCGCTGCACGAGGTCGAGTACGGTCTTGATCGTACCCGAGCTGCCGACGGCCATTTCATAAGAGAAAGATTCGCCGCGATCGCCGAGCAGTTCAAGCATGCTTTCCAGCCGATAGCGGATGAAGGTGCGGCACGGCTCGATGGCCTTTGCCTCGACGTTGCCTCCAGGAAAAAAACGCTCCGTCATGCGGATGGCGCCCAGCTTGAGCGACTGGATAAACTCAGGCGTGCCGCGTTTGCCGATGAGGTATTCGGTCGAGCCTCCGCCGATGTCGATGGTCAGAATCTTCTTCTCGAAAACGGGCAGGGCCTGAAGGATGCCCAGATAGATGAGTCGGGCCTCTTCCTGCCCGGGGATAACGTGGATGCGTACTCCGCATTCGCGCCGGACCCGCTTCAGGAAATCGTCCTGATTGCGAGCTTCGCGCACGGCGGACGTGCCGACGGCATGAATCAGGGCGTTCTGCTGGCGGGCGATCTGCACAAAACCCTTCAGGGCGGCGACGGCTCGATCCTGCGCCTCGGGCAGTATCTGATCGAAGTCGTCGCCACCCGATCCGAGGCGCACCGACACCTTCTCGCGATCGAGGATCTCTATATGGCCGGATGCGTCGGCCCTGGCGATGATCATGTGGAAGGAGTTTGTCCCTATGTCGATAGCGGCAACAGGTCGGTTCATGAAGTTTCCTGATTCACAAATGTTTTGGAGCAGTCCATTCATTGCGGATTGCCTTTCTTGAGTCAAAGGAAAAAATGAACACAGGAAGCATTTCTGCCCTACGGCCTGAATGTTCCGAATAAAAATATGAACCCCATCATCTCCGTTAAAGGACTGACAAAAATCTTCGAATCGCGAAAGCGCCGCCCGGGACTGCTCGGCTCCATCACAGGCCTCGTCGCCGGCGAGAAGACCCTGATCAAGGCCGTCGACTCGGTCAGCTTCGATATCGGCGCCGGCGAACTGGTCGGCTATCTTGGCCCGAACGGCGCCGGCAAGTCGACTACGATCAAGATGCTTACCGGCATCCTGCAGCCCACATCGGGCGACATTCGCATTGATGGCCTTGATCCGACGAAGCGGCGTCGCGACGTCGCGCGCAAGATCGGCGTAGTCTTCGGTCAGAAGACGCAGCTCTGGTGGGATCTTCCGGTTCGCGAAAGCTATGATCTTCTTCGTATGATCTATCGAATTCCGAAAGACGTCTTTCGCAGCCGTATGGATTACTTCATCGATCTGCTCGGCCTCGAAGACTTCCTCGATCAGCAGACGCGAAAGCTATCGCTCGGTCAGCGCATGCGCTCCGACCTTGCGGCGTCGCTGATTCACGATCCGTCCATCCTCTTTCTTGACGAACCGACGATCGG
This region of Leptonema illini DSM 21528 genomic DNA includes:
- a CDS encoding Ppx/GppA phosphatase family protein, translating into MNRPVAAIDIGTNSFHMIIARADASGHIEILDREKVSVRLGSGGDDFDQILPEAQDRAVAALKGFVQIARQQNALIHAVGTSAVREARNQDDFLKRVRRECGVRIHVIPGQEEARLIYLGILQALPVFEKKILTIDIGGGSTEYLIGKRGTPEFIQSLKLGAIRMTERFFPGGNVEAKAIEPCRTFIRYRLESMLELLGDRGESFSYEMAVGSSGTIKTVLDLVQRHLPEPNRTADTFTSRDLDRIVEMLLAAKTPEERIKKTGLDEKRADIITGGVLVLQESFRILHIDKMVYSPYALREGVLYEILFRKKKRENLNEIRRKSVQFLARKFLGRGPGEDTARICVLLLHALNEVHLAHLVDQDLLEYGALLHNVGMAIGHAGHHKHGMYIIQNTDILLGFSTREIAMLAALARYHRKSFPSKNHPEFQVLAEEDRARVRLFSGILRVAIGLSRAKQGVIREIVAERTDVRSLRLIVHLTKNPFRGTPDLSYALTSAEIRKELLEEALKLKIQVEIED
- a CDS encoding ABC transporter ATP-binding protein; this encodes MNPIISVKGLTKIFESRKRRPGLLGSITGLVAGEKTLIKAVDSVSFDIGAGELVGYLGPNGAGKSTTIKMLTGILQPTSGDIRIDGLDPTKRRRDVARKIGVVFGQKTQLWWDLPVRESYDLLRMIYRIPKDVFRSRMDYFIDLLGLEDFLDQQTRKLSLGQRMRSDLAASLIHDPSILFLDEPTIGLDILTKDVVRQTIRRLNKEKGITVILTTHDMDDIEFLASRLILLDKGKVQYDGAIDSFINTYQKKKLVTMHLENDMNGVQPSLNGFKLLQAKSNRMFEFEMPKEESVAPLIEWFNNHGGRIQEINVRKEDLTDTLKGIYAGQKLEL